One window of Bactrocera tryoni isolate S06 chromosome 2, CSIRO_BtryS06_freeze2, whole genome shotgun sequence genomic DNA carries:
- the LOC120768406 gene encoding uncharacterized protein LOC120768406: protein MTNNKQDSEEEFTFPEWLDVAFFENVLKNVETESAKVTNLELKPGTLKNDNYSSVLLRAKVNYRLQSQPAQNKVSSFILKVEPFMEENRKEIMGDYCLFDTEITMYSKVLPMIEKVLRQYGDKTVLGPKLIAYSTTAPAYVIFEDLALKGYSTIGYRHPDLDEIKITLLKLAKLHAVSYKLCKEEEDNIITTLGKGLMNSGDPNNLPAIKYGITFLKEVLSEHDDLKRFVPHIESIEHLLLAKTIDLFNEGSRGKRDGIFVLNHGDFHLKNIMIQKNGDQLTDVMPLDYQISIFGSPAIDLHFAFTVMFSPELRRDHHDELLYFYIENFQNTLRKTEYKGHIPTHIEIRQELAKHRYWGLFLLLCFLIFNYTFIKENIDITDVIENPEVQRRELENPKLLEELRELLPRFLYKGYFEI, encoded by the exons ATGACAAATAACAAACAGGACAGCGAGGAAGAGTTTACATTCCCGGAGTGGTTGGACGTGGCATTTTTCGAAAACGTGCTGAAAAATGTCGAAACTGAAAGCGCAAAG GTCACCAATTTAGAGCTGAAACCAGGAACATTAAAAAATGATAACTACTCAAGCGTTTTGCTGCGAGCCAAAGTTAACTACAGATTGCAGTCGCAGCCAGCGCAAAACAAGGTTTCATCATTCATATTAAAAGTCGAACCGTTCATGGaagaaaacagaaaagaaaTTATGGGAGATTATTGTTTATTCGATACGGAAATAACCATGTATTCTAAAGTGCTGCCGATGATCGAAAAGGTGTTGAGACAATATGGTGACAAAACCGTTTTGGGACCAAA gcTCATCGCCTACAGCACCACCGCACCAGCATATGTGATTTTCGAAGATTTAGCGCTCAAAGGCTACAGCACAATTGGCTACCGCCATCCTGATttagatgaaataaaaattacactGCTTAAGCTGGCGAAATTGCATGCGGTCAGCTACAAACTGTGCAAAGAGGAG GAAGACAATATAATAACGACCTTAGGCAAGGGTTTAATGAACTCTGGCGACCCCAATAACTTGCCAGCTATTAAATATGGCATTACATTTCTTAAGGAGGTTCTAAGTGAACACGATGACTTGAAACGCTTCGTGCCGCACATTGAATCAATCGAACATTTACTATTAGCAAAGACGATCGATTTGTTTAACGAAGGCAGCCGTGGTAAGCGAGATGGCATTTTTGTGCTCAACCATGGCGactttcatttgaaaaacataATGATACAAAAGAATGGCGACCAACTTACTGACGTTATGCCG CTTGATTATCAGATCAGCATATTCGGGTCGCCAGCGATTGATCTTCACTTTGCGTTTACAGTGATGTTTAGCCCCGAATTACGACGGGACCACCATGACGAGCTGCTCTATTTCTATATCGAAAATTTTCAGAATACACTGCGCAAAACGGAATACAAAGGACATATTCCGACACATATTGAAATTCGCCAGGAATTGGCAAAACATAGATATTGGG GGCTATTCTTACTCCTTTGCTTCCTAATATTCAACTATACGTTTATCAAAGAGAATATAGACATTACGGATGTGATTGAAAATCCTGAAGTACAAAGAAGAGAATTGGAAAACCCAAAATTGCTGGAGGAGCTACGGGAGCTGTTGCCGAGGTTTCTATATAAAGgctattttgaaatataa